The following coding sequences are from one Lolium rigidum isolate FL_2022 chromosome 6, APGP_CSIRO_Lrig_0.1, whole genome shotgun sequence window:
- the LOC124660519 gene encoding glutaredoxin-C1-like, with protein MDRVTKLAGQRAVVIFSVSSCCMCHTVMRLFRELGVNPTVVELDEDLRGEEMAQALARLLGRNPAVPAVFIGGRLTGSTDKIMSLHLSGNLVPLLRNAGALWV; from the coding sequence ATGGACCGCGTAACGAAACTGGCAGGGCAGCGAGCGGTGGTGATTTTCAGCGTTAGCTCCTGCTGCATGTGCCATACGGTGATGCGCCTCTTCCGCGAGCTCGGGGTGAACCCCACGGTGGTGGAGCTGGACGAGGACCTCAGGGGTGAGGAGATGGCGCAGGCGTTGGCGAGGCTCCTGGGCCGCAACCCCGCCGTGCCGGCGGTGTTCATCGGCGGCAGGCTCACGGGGTCCACCGACAAGATCATGTCCTTGCACCTCAGCGGCAACCTCGTCCCGCTGCTCCGCAATGCAGGTGCACTCTGGGTGTAG
- the LOC124660664 gene encoding glutaredoxin-C1-like yields the protein MDRVTNLARQQAVVIFGRSSCCMCHTVTRLFCELGVNPTVVELDEDPSGEEMTQALARLLGRNPAVPAVFIGGRLTGSTDRVMSLHLSGNLVPLLRNAGALWV from the coding sequence ATGGACCGGGTAACGAATCTGGCAAGGCAGCAAGCCGTGGTGATCTTCGGCAGGAGCTCTTGCTGCATGTGCCACACGGTGACGCGCCTCTTCTGCGAGCTCGGGGTCAACCCCACGGTGGTGGAGCTGGACGAAGACCCGAGTGGGGAGGAGATGACACAGGCGCTGGCAAGGCTCCTGGGCCGCAACCCCGCCGTGCCGGCCGTCTTCATCGGCGGCAGGCTCACGGGGTCCACCGACAGGGTCATGTCCCTGCACCTCAGCGGCAACCTCGTCCCGCTGCTCCGCAATGCAGGTGCACTCTGGGTGTAG